The Hymenobacter sp. DG25A nucleotide sequence ACCCCGTTGCTGGGGTTGGGGTACAAACTCATGCGGTTAGCGCCGATACCGGGCCGGTCTACGGCTGCCTGCAGCAGCTCCCGGTTTTGGTTGGGGATTACCTTGGTCAGCTTCCAGTCCTGGGTTTCATTGTCCTTAAAGCGCCACTGTACGATACCGGTGTCGGTAGAGTCGCGGGCGGTAAGGGCTTTTTTGCTGTGTTTGGCTACGATTTTATAATACCCGTCTTCCGTCAGCTCAATATTCCATTGCTGGTTGTTGCCGCTGTAATAAGGCCACAGGTTCAGGGCCGCGCCATTGGAGGTAGAACTGCCCAGTACTTCCAGTACGCGGTTATTGCCGGGCACCATCAGGCGGTAGAAACCATCATTCTGCTGCTCAATACGCCAATGTGTGGCTTCATTTTGGGGAGCCGCTGCCGTACCACCCGTGGGAACAGTTTGGTAAGCGCGCATATTGGGGCGGCTGGGGTCCTGTACCTCCAGAGCCCGGCCGGTGGAGCGCGAAGTAATAATATATATGGCGGGCTCCACCCGGGCCGGCGCTCTAACAGCGGCTGGCTTTGGCGCCGCTGGAGCGGGCTTGGGTGCCGCGGCTACGGGAGGCTTAGGCTTGCTGGCAATCGCTTTTTCCGGCTTAGCAACTTCTTTGCGGGGCGCAGCCGGAACGGCCGCAACAGCTTTCGGAGCGGGTTCTTTCTGCACCGGTTTCGGAGCTGCTGGAACCGCAGCAGGTTTAGGAGCTGGCGCGGCTGGTTTTGCCGCTACCGCTACCGGTGTCGGTGCAGGGGTGCGAACGGGGGGCGCTGGTTTGGGCGCGGCCGGTTGAACAGGAACCGCTACTTTGGGGGCCGGCACTTCCGGAGCGGGCGTAGGCGGAGCGGGCTTTACCGCTGCCACCGCTACCACTGGCGTCGCTGCAGGGGCCGTTACTACCGGGGTAATGCTGGAACCCAAGGGGTAGAGATACTCCATGGGAATAATCTGCAGGCCTTTGCCGGGCGCCAGCCACTGCAGCTGCAGGTGGGCTTCGCCATCGGCATCTACATATTCCAGCTTAATGCTGGTTTTCTCGTTAGCCGCCAGTTGCACAAAAGCGTTAGAATTATCCTCGCGGCGGCCGTCCCAGGTATCCAGCACCTTCTTGCCATTTACCCACAGCCGAATTTCATCGTTGGTGGGTACCTGAAAGCGGTAGGTGCCGGTGGTAGGAGCCACCAGCAGACCTTCCCAGCGCACCGAGAAGTAATCCGTGGGCAGGTCCTTGGAAGGCGCGCCCAGACCCCAGTTAAAGTCCACGGAGGCATCTACGCGGCGCAGAACAGGCGCTCCGGCTAAAGTACCATTGGGGTAGTAGCTGCCCGTAAGCCCGCTGCCAACCACTGCCGGCGCTGCGCTGGTGGCTGAAACGGAAGCGTTACCGGTGGGACCAGCCCAGGCGTGGGTACCGCCGGGCGTAGCGCCAGTCAGGACAAGGCCAGCCAGCAGAGAACAAAATAACGGATACTGCACAGGAAGCGAAATTTGGGTGTTGTTACCGATTATACACCAAAAGGAGCCATGAATTTACAGCTTCTGAATTTGTCGCGCCAATCGGAGGGGTGTAAAATTTGCACTTACCCCGCAAGGGGTTTTGGGAAAATAGGGTCTGGGCTCTGTGCTGCTGGTTTTTAGGCCGATAAAAATTCACCGAATTTGTGCTGCCGATAAAAGTCATAAAAAAAGCCCTCAACAAGTAAGGGCTTTTCTTTTGGCTGTTATGGCTTAGGCCGCGCTGTCTTCCGCGGCCTCCGGCGTGGCATCTACCGCATTCTTCTCCACAATTTCGCGGGCCAGATTGAGGTAGCTGATAGAGCCTTTGCTCTCTGCATCGTGCAGAATAACCGGAATGCCAAAGCTCGGCGACTCCGACAGCTTCACGTTGCGCGGAATAATGGTATCGAACACCAACTGCTGGAAGTGCAACTTTACTTCTTCCACCACCTGGTTGCTCAGGCGCAGGCGCACATCGTACATGGTCAACAGAATGCCCTCA carries:
- a CDS encoding PA14 domain-containing protein, coding for MQYPLFCSLLAGLVLTGATPGGTHAWAGPTGNASVSATSAAPAVVGSGLTGSYYPNGTLAGAPVLRRVDASVDFNWGLGAPSKDLPTDYFSVRWEGLLVAPTTGTYRFQVPTNDEIRLWVNGKKVLDTWDGRREDNSNAFVQLAANEKTSIKLEYVDADGEAHLQLQWLAPGKGLQIIPMEYLYPLGSSITPVVTAPAATPVVAVAAVKPAPPTPAPEVPAPKVAVPVQPAAPKPAPPVRTPAPTPVAVAAKPAAPAPKPAAVPAAPKPVQKEPAPKAVAAVPAAPRKEVAKPEKAIASKPKPPVAAAPKPAPAAPKPAAVRAPARVEPAIYIITSRSTGRALEVQDPSRPNMRAYQTVPTGGTAAAPQNEATHWRIEQQNDGFYRLMVPGNNRVLEVLGSSTSNGAALNLWPYYSGNNQQWNIELTEDGYYKIVAKHSKKALTARDSTDTGIVQWRFKDNETQDWKLTKVIPNQNRELLQAAVDRPGIGANRMSLYPNPSNGVVQLTYRLPEELPVGWVLYNQNGAVVRVSDYRRRTVGIQLQTLEFTDLPPGDYYLHLTVGTTTTRHPLKLRKPSATVPEASAGQ